The Fulvia fulva chromosome 1, complete sequence region AGTCTAGCCCGAAGCCATTACTCCGCGCGATCTCCACAGTCCCCGTGTCGAAGGGCGTGAGGGCAAGATGTGCACCATGAAGCGCGAGCAAAGGGTTATCATTTCTCACGTTCAAGGAGAAGACTCAATAACATCAGCGAAGACGGTCAATACCATCGACACAGACAGTCTGCTGCCGGGAGAAGTCGGACAAAGACGCTGACACAGAGTGTCTGATGAAGAGCTCGCCCCCTGTCGCCACGTGAAGATGTCGACGCCACGGGCTAGCTGCGGGCTGAGAGCCGCGGTGGACTGGGAGCTTCGCCCGGCGCCCTATCGTTGATGCATCCACTTCGAGAGCGTCGCATACACTGCAGCTGTACTGGTCACACTGTCGTCCGCAATTCCTTTGGCCTGCCTCGACAGCTTCATCCTGCCAGCCTTATCTGTACTGTTCTAGACATCCCTCAAATGCGCTGAAACAACCTTCGAGCTTCGGCATCAGTGCCTAATCCTCCGCGATACCTACCTCCCATTTGGGCTTCACCATGTGGCGATCTGTGCGCGTTGCGTCCTTGCTCGCGTTGCTGTCTTTACCATGGGACGTGATAGCAGGGCACCAGATACACCAGTACTACACCTCGAACGACGACCTCCTCCTGCAACGAGATCCGTTCTCCATCTACGAGAAGCGACCCGAAGACTGCCCGCCATGCTTCAACTGCAACCTGGACGACTTCAAGTGCATGCAATATGGCAACTGCACCAAGAGTAGTGGAAAGTGTTCATGTCCGCCTGGATTCGGTGGCGAAGACTGCAGCTTGCCTTTGTGTGGGTCGCTGGCAGATGGCAAGGACCGCATGCCCAGGCAAGGCAATGCGCCTTGCCAGTGTGATGATGGTTGGGAAGGCATCAACTGCAATGTGTGCAAGACCAACCAGGCCTGTAACGCTATGATGCCGAATGGCGAAGATGGAGTCTGCTATCGAGAAGGTGTGGTACAGAAAGAGAATTTCCAAATATGCGACATCACAAATCGGAAGATTCTGGATATGCTCAAGGAGAAGAAGCCACAGGCTACATTCAGCTGTAATGCGGAAAGAGCAGAGTGCAACTTTCAGTTCTGGGTGGATCAGCAGGAGTCGTTCTACTGCGCGTTGGATACTTGCAGTTGGGACATGAAGGCGACTGACGATCGCAACACGACGACATATCGCTGCGAGAATCTGAAGTGCAGCTGCGTGCCGGACCGTATGCTATGTGGTGCTCCGAATAGTATCGATCTTGGAGATTTCCTGGACCAAGAGATCAAGGGACCTGCTGAGTTCACGTCCGTGAGCACAGATGGTGGCTCAGACAAAGATGGTAGCATTTTCTCTGAGCCCGCCATGAACGGTCTGATATCAAGCGTCTTCGGTGATAAGAGTATCTTCCTGAAGTGCAACAGCGGAGAATGCTTGTACAAGACTGAGGTCCCTGGCTATGAGCGACCGATAAAGACAATCAACACCCCACTCATCGCTGGTGTCATCTCCGGGTGTGCGCTTTTCGTCGTGGCCGTGGTACTTTTGGTCTTCTTCATGAGCCGGAGAGGCTCTGCACTCGGACATCGATACGGCCTCATTCATTTGTCTGACGACGAAGAGGAAGAAAACGCTAGGCTTCTGGCAGATCACAAACCAGCTACGCTACACTTTGAGAACGTCTGCTACAATTTGAAGGGCAAACAGATTCTCACCAACATCATGGGCTCTGTTCGTCCCGGTGAGCTCCTAGCGATCATGGGTGCATCTGGAGCCGGCAAGACATCCTTCCTTGACATACTCGCTAGAAAGAAGAAGTCTGGGCTGGTCACTGGCGAATTCTGGCTGAACGGCGAAAAGGTGGCCGATGACGACTTTCGTAGTGTCATTGGCTTCGTGGATCAGGAAGACACGATGCTGCCTACTTTGACCGTACACGAGACCATTCTGGATTCTGCACTCCTCCGTCTGCCAAAGACTATGAGCCGTGCCGCCAAGGAACAGAAGGTCGAAGACGTTGAGCGGCAACTCGGTATTTATAATATTCGACACCAGATCATCGGCTCAGAAGAGACTGGTCGCGGCATATCAGGTGGCGAGAAACGTCGTGTTGGTATTGCTTGCGAACTAGTGACGAGCCCCAGCATCCTATTCCTTGACGAGCCGACTTCTGGTCTCGATGCCTACAACGCTTTCAACGTGGTAGAGTCTTTGGTGACCCTGGTGAAGTCTTACAACAGGACAGTTGTGTTCACGATTCACCAGCCTCGCTCGAACATTGTTGCGCTCTTCGACCAGCTACTTCTTCTAGCACAAGGAAGGATTGTGTACAGTGGGCCTTTCCGAGAGTGCCAGGACTACTTTGACACTGTTGGCTACTCGTGTCCTCCAGGGTTCAACATCGCTGATTACCTGGTTGACCTGACGATGCATGCCACCGCAGATCTTGATGCGGATGACTTTGATGATACCAACTTCAACGGCGAGGTGGATGGCCGTACAACGCGAGCTAGCTCTACCATGGCTGTGAAGAGCATACCAAGCGTGAGCAATGTAAGCATTGGCGAGTCGATGGGCTCTGGTCAGACAGAGCCACTACTTAGACCCAAGGGTAAGCGAAAGACAAGCATCAGGCAACAGCAAGAACGACAGCTCTTCTCGAGGAAGAGTACAGAGCAGCAACAGCAGCCACCCTCGAGTAATCACAGCGCAAGTGATGGCGGTTTCGGCGACCCCGAGAGTACACGACAGCAGTGGCTGAAGCTATCGAAGCAGCAAGGCGCTCCACCACCGCAGATACTGGATGATCCACACAGCCTGCCTCCCGCTACGCCTGGCGCAACAGGCACGAATCTTGACGTACTCGTGACATCGTACATCCAGTCTGAAGTAGCTTCGGATCTGCTAAGCGACATCAAGAGCACCATCTCAGACGCAAACGGCAGCAACGGACATGCCCACGGCGGACCAAATGGAAACACCAACGGCAAGCTCAAGGGCTATGCGAAGCCATGGATCCACACGCAATTCTTCATTCTCTCGCGGAGGACATGGCGCAATCTCTACCGGAACCCTATGCTCATGCTTACGCATTACGCCATTGCCATCGTCCTGGCTGTGTTTACCGGCTTCCTCTTCTACGGTCTTACCGACGATCTGAAAGGCTTCCAGAACCGTCTGGGATTCTTCTTCTTCCTGCTCGCACTATTCGGCTTCAGCACACTTACCTCGCTCACCGTCTTTGCGCCAGAGCGGTTACTGTTCCTGAGGGAGCGAGCGAAGGGTTACTACCATCCTCTGGCATATTACCTATCGAAGGTCGTCTTCGACATTGTGCCACTGCGCCTCATCCCGCCTCTCATCATGGGCTGCATTGTCTACCCAATGACGGGCTTGATCCCGGCGTGGGGAGAGTTCTTCAAGTTCATCCTGTTCATCGTGCTGTTCAACCTCGCAGCGGCGATGATATGCTTGTTCATCGGCATAGTGGTACGCAATGCAGGTGTTGCGAACTTGCTTGGTGTGCTGGTCATGCTGTTCAGTCTGCTGTTTGGCGGCTTCTTGCTGAACCATGAGACGATTCCCAAGCCACTGCTGTGGCTGCAATCGGTATGTTTGACTTCATTCCTGCATGCACTGGTACTTTACTGACATTTTCGCAGCTTTCGATCTTCCATTTCGGCTTCGAAGGCCTTATTGTCAACGAGGTCCGCTATCTTTCGCTCATTGATAAGAAGTATGGTCTCGACATCGAGGTTCCCGGATCTGCGATCTTGTCCAGCTTCGGCTTCAATGTGCTAGCGTTGTGGAACGACGTGGTGGGACTGGCAGTGTTCTGTGGTGTGTTCCTTGTTCTCGGGTATGCAGCTATTCATGCCTTCCTGGTCGAGCAGCGATAAGGCGAAGGGTAGAATGTACGCATAGTTTGGGAACATCATAGAGTCATGAGTGTGGATGTACATAAGTAGAGGTGACATGAACATTGCATAGGAAGTGTGATTGCCTCGACGTGTACCCCGTCAGCTGCCTTGTACACACGCTCTACCGAATCTCGTGTGACACAGCTCGTGGTGAGTCGTGAGAAAGTGCTTGGAGATCGCCTGTTAAGTTCATCATGGAAGCCTTATCTCATGCCGCGTACCTAATATACAGGCTATCAAGCATGTACACTCCGCAAACTCATTGCTTGTCAGAAATGCCATTCCACGCTCGAATGGAGGCAGCACAACCCTAGCTTTTGAGCCCTGACCAATGCATGCCCATACGCTTCCGCCTTCGTCGCAAAGTGATTGTGCTTTTCGCAGTCTCTTTCTGGACTATCGCGCTTACTCGACGTCGCCCTTGCTCTCAAAGTTCTCGCCCTCGACGAGATCTGGTATCTCATCGTCATCATCGTCCTTCTTCTCCTCGCCCTCGGCGCCCTTCTGCAGGCTCTGGTAGCTCTCGGCCAGCTTTCGGAGAGAGGCTAACGAGTCTGGGCCGAGCTGGTTAAGAATGCCTGGCACGAGCTCGGTGAGCTCCTTGTCCTCGCCGTTGCCGTAGATGGCGAAAGTGTTGGCTGGGACGGATGCGTGGACTGCAGTATGCTTAGCCAGTGTTTTCCGGTCCTTGATTATTCAGAAACTCACCCTTTGGCGCGGAGAAGTGGATGACGTTGCCATCGGCCTTGAACATGTTCACTTCCTCGATGGCCTGGATGGGCTGCACATTCATCTTCTTGAGAGTGGTCTGCAGCTTCTTGTCGTCGGTGCCGGAGCTCTTGTGGACCTTCTTGACCTTTCTTCTTGGTGTGCCCTTGCCTCTGCAGAAACATATGTCAGACTCATATCCTCATGTACTCGCCCAAACTCTCGATGCATGAATTCGTCGTTTCCAGCTCGTAGATGTCTCATTTCGGTCGTAGTCGGAGGGCGATAGGAGGTGCTATAATGTACTTACCCTACGACGGTGTCAGTGAGAGTTCTGCATGGTCTATTGGCGCAGATGTGATGGCATACCAATACGGACGGCATTTTGCATGCGCTGCAGCTTCTCGTGATCCATGAAGGCGGTAAAAGAAGTGGTGGGCGGGAAAGTGTGCGAAACTGCCTCAATTGCTGTCTGCTAGGCCAGCAGTTTCCTCGACAGTCAATTAAGGGAGAAGAGGTTGGTTCAGGCGATGAGGTCGAGGTCGTCGCTCGTGTGTTCTCATGCCGCTTGACGGAAGCTCCCGAGTCGTGTGCGGGAATCTTCAATGCTGGCTTGGCGAAATGGTTCCTTCCTCACGCTTCTCTCTGTGAGGTCCTCTCCAGAACGACTTCACCATGGAATGGGGTCATGCACTGGGAGAACGTAATCTAGAGATGTTTGGTGGCTTCGTGAGCATGTGGCATTGCTAGAAGGAGCGTCGAAGTGCACTCATTTGCATTTGAAACTGTCCAGAGCTGTTGACTATCACACATTACATGTACAAAGCTCTACACCTGATCATATATACACTTGCTCTGCTCTAGGTACGCTGTCCACATCGACAATCAAGTATCACTTCTCCCATTTCTGGATCTCCTGTTCGGTCCAGTCCCACAGCTCCTTAGCCAATTCTGGCTTCTGAGCATACCAAAAGCTACCACCTGAAGCAATGCCCACCGGTTTCCAGTACGGCGACGTTCTGACCTCGTCTTTAGGCGCCGTCGTCGCGGTCCAGAGCGAGTTCTTCGCACCTCCAGGGACGTCCATCAGCAGTGGTTTCATCAACGGTAAAAAGATTCGGATCACTGGATTTGTCTCTTTCTGAGAACCATAGAGATCTGTCGATATTACACCAGGATGCACACTGGTTGCTGTAATTGAAGGATATCGCCGCTGCAATTCTCTGGCATGTAAGATATTTGCGAGCTTGGACTGGCCGTACCTCCTCCATGTGGAATACTTTGCAAGGCGGTCTTGGTCGTATACGATTCCTGGAGCCAAATTATGTCCTTCTGAACTAACGTTGACCACGCGGACATCAGAGTTGGGCTGCTCGGCAGTCTTGAGAAGCGTGGGTAGCAGCAGCTGGGTAAGAAGGGCGTGACCCATGTGATTGGTACCAAACTGAATCTCGTATCCCTCTTTGGTCTTCGAATATGGAACTGCCATGATACCCCTTGAGTGGTGTCAGCAGGTATGAGCAATACAGAACAGGTTCACCTCACGTACGCATTGTTGATCAGTATGTCCAGCCGATCTGATCGCGCCTTGAAGTCCTGCGCGGCCTTCTTGACGGACGCGAATGAGGTCAGATCCATCTCAATAAAGGATACCTTGCCATTTGGTACTGCCTGCTGGATCTCGGAAATGGCAGTCTCGGCCTTGGACGGAGTTCGAGCTGCGAGGAATATCTCCTGTGGGTCATGCTTTGCCAATTGCTTAACGGTCTCCTTTCCCAAACCGGTGTTGCCTGTGTAGATGTTAGCAGAGCCAACGTGAAGTTGAAGCTGTGGCCGGACGAACCGCCAGTGATCAGTATGACTTTTCCTGCAAGACTTGGTATGTCCTGATCAGGATTGAAGCTCTTTCCGAAGAACCATTCCAACATCTTGAACTGAGATTTCGATAGCAAGGTGGTGATCCTGTTACTGCTGTATATGAAGCACAACCAACGCAGTAGTTCTACGTATCGGCCGTAAACACCTCGCGGCCGCAACCCTCCAGTCAAATATTGAAGACGGCACACTTTTATCACAGCAGCCACACTATGTTCGGCTATCGATGTCGATCGAATACTCATCAAAGCACCAAGCCGAAGCTCGTCATTCTGGGCGTTCATTCTCGATCAAGCTAGCTCGATACGCAAGGGTGCCTCAGTAGCCTCGGTATAACACTGTCCCTTCGCTCACAAGCCTCACAAGCTTTCCCCTCCCTTCGCTGCATCACGCCGACCGCTAGACCACTGCCATGGCTCCCTCATCACTGCCGTTCCTGAATGCCATGCGGCGTCAATGCTGTCTGACCCGCTCGTGGGGTAGCATTGGGTTACATCGTAGCGTACGCGATCATCATGTACTCCCATCAGGTCCCCAGACAGTTGACAAGGTCGAAAACCCAAACACTCACGAGCAGGGTGTTTGAACGCCCGTTGAGACTGAACTATCCATGACCGGAAAGATGCTGTCGCCAGTAGCATTGACTAGCTTCTTGTTCTGTCTGCACGCATTTGCTTGGACACCAGGGCGATCAGCGAATGCTTCAGTCTACCATCAACCATCTGGTTCGAAGAGCATCTGTAAGCCTACTCCAACAGCAGAACCAACCGCATCGGTATGCTGACCTCCTGCATAATGTGTAACTCTACTCACGGTAACAGGTTCCTGCGACATGCTCAGCTACTCGTACAACAACTTACAAGCAGTTTTCGTACACTGTCCTGACAACAACACGATATGCTACAGCTGTTCCCGCACCCTTGACGATTGACAGCTCATATGGACCACCCTTCAGTCAAGCTTCGACGCTCCTGCCAGCAAACGCAACATACACAACGTACTCACTGAACCGTGACTTTACGACACTCCAAGACGGGCAGTATGGTCAGGGTGCCTATGCGCGACTCTGGAGTCCTTTGACCTATAACACAAGCGTCCCGTTCACCACGACCGCTACTCCAACTCCTGTAGCTAGTAGCGAGCTGGTATTTCCTCCCGCTCTTTACACAGCATGCCCACAGCAGGCAGACACATGCCTTGATTGCTACAAGCTACCCGAAGACTTCCTCTGGGGCGTTGCAGGCAGTGCCTTCCAGATCGAAGGAGGTCTGACTGAAGCTGGTAGAGGCCCAAGTGGACTTGACGTTCTTGGAGCGTTGCCCAATACGGAGGACTATGCCAATGCTGAAGTTTCCAACATGAACTACTGGCTCTATAAGCAAGACATTGCTCGGCTCGCTGCTATTGGTATACCGAATTACTCCTTTTCGATCTCTTGGACTCGCATTGTGCCATTCGGCGAAGTCGGTAGCCCAATCAACGCTGCTGGGTTGGAACATTATGAAGACTTGATCAACACCTGTATCGAATATGGTATCAGGCCGATCGTCACGCTTTCGCACAATGATGCACCACTCAACTTGACCTGTAAGTAGGGTTACAATAGGAAGACCTACCCCTACTGACCGTACACAGACCAGGATCCACGCTTCGCCGATGCGTTCTTGTATTATGCTAAAGAGGTGATGACCCGGTATAGCGATCGTGTTTCGCACTGGGTCACTCTCAACGAGCCTAACATCAACTTTGCCACTGACCACTACTCTGTGCCTCACATTCTGATGGGTCATGCGAAGGTGTACCACTGGTACAAGGAGGTCTTGAAAGGCGCAGGCCTCGTCACCATCAAGTTCGCCAACAATCTCGCTTTACCACTTGACAGTACGAACCCAGACGACACGCGAGCAGCCCTGCGCTATCAGGACTATATTTTGGGCATCATGAGCAACCCAATTTACTTGGTACTTCAATACCCAGCTGAAGTGTTGAACACGACAGGCATCAATCTGACAGCATTGACGGCCGATGAGCTCTCCTACATCAATGGGACATCCGATTACTGGTCGTTTGATCCTTACACGGCGGGCTTTGCAACGAGCCCCGAGGGCGGCATTGATGCTTGTGCCGCCAATATCAGTGATCCTCTCTGGCCTACGTGCGTGGTCAACACCAATGTTCAGCAGGATGGATGGCTGAACGGACAAGGTAAGTCGAGGCGAGATCGTGCATACCCACTGGGAGTCTAACCATTATACAGGCAGTTACGCATACGCATACCTCACGCCTCAATATGTTCGGCAACAACTTGGGTTCGCTTGGAACATGTACAAGCCTAAAGGTGTTCTCATCGCGGAATTCGGGTTCAATCCTTTCATGGAGAATGCGAAAACCCTGGTCGCCCAACAGTATGATCTGGAGCGGACGTTGTACTACCAATGGTTCCTACGAGATATGCTGAAAAGCATGTACGAGGACGGTGTCAATGTGATTGGAGCACTGGCTTGGAGCTTTGTGGATAACGATGAGGTCACTTCAGTAAGTTGTCCTGTGGATATGAATTTGGAGGATGCTTTGAGCTATGCTGACTTCTTACAGTACTATCAGCAATACGGCCTGCAGCATGTGAATAGGACCAATGGCGAGTTCACCAGGTCCTACAAACAAAGTATCTTTGATTTCGTAGACTTCTTCCACGAGTTTGTAGAGACATAGCGAGATACATGCCGCGTGTCTGCGGACAGGTCCATCGCCCAGGTCCCTCAGCTGCGCCGGATCTTCCAAAGTCTGAGTTCTAGACCCTGGTTGTAAGCTTGAAAATGCTCGACACGTAACGAGTATGCAATACACCTTGCGGAAGGGTTAGAAGGGTAAGAGTTAGGGTAGTTAGGCAGGGTCATGCAATATCTTTCAGAAAAGTCGCCTTCGCGTATTGATTGGAATTGGTTAGCATTTGATAGGGTGCCGAGGGACCTGCGCAGTGGGCCTGTCCGTAGACACTGGGGAGATACAGGTACTTCACCAAATATCAGCCGGCCACTGTCAATCTCGATGCCCCACTTTACAGATCTACATAACAGCTGCAGCACACGCGATACAACATTGAAGCAAACAGAATCACAAGAGTTTGGTGACAGTAGCTCAGTAATTCGCCATACGTGCATGAGTCGTTGCTGAGGCGTGACACGCTCGACCGAGCTTACGAACATGGCGGACAAGACAGCCAAGCAGGGCACTGCAGATGCTCAGCTCGCTACCGACATTGCAGACCGATCACTAGACGACCCTGCAAAGACATCGAAAGCCGCAGACGACCTTGCAGCAGGCACCAACAACGACGAGGATGTCGATGACAATGAAGAAGACGAAGCGGGAGAGGCAGATGCGGCAGGCAGCCCAAATGCGAAGAAGAAGCGCAAGCCACgaaagaagaagaagaaggcagaTGCTGCAGACGAGGCAGATGTGATATCACCACAAGCACAGACACAAGGACTACCGTCAAACAAGCCCGTATCTGCCAACGACATTCCAGCGCTGCTCCAGCAACTACAACTTTCGGCGCCGAACAAGAAAGAGGGCAAGGCGCCGGAAGATTACAAGTTCTGGAATACACAGCCTGTGCCCAAGTTCAGAGAGCCTAATCTCCTACAGACGACAAGCGGCGGAGAGGGTGAGGCAAAGCCAGAGGGACCCATCCTCCCCAGCGAAATCTGCAGAAAGAGTGCGAAGGCCGAGCCTGAAAAGCTAGTGGACGGGTTTGAGTGGTGTGAGATTGATCTTGAGGATAAAGAGGAGCTGCAAGAGTTCTACGATCTGCTCTTCAACCATTACGTTGAAGACACAGACGGCTCCTTCCGCTTCAACTACTCCGTCGAATTCCTCGCATGGGCGCTGAAGCCGCCCGGCTGGAAGAAGGAATGGCACATCGGTGTAAGGACAAAGTCGACAGCAGATGGAAAGAAGGGCAAGCTCGTAGCATCGATCACTGGTATCCCCGTCACACTCTTGGTCAGAGGCCAGAAGGTTAACGCGAGCGAGATCAACTTCCTTGCGATTCATAGAAAGCTTCGCAACAAGCGTCTCGCTCCCGTGCTGATCAAAGAAGTCACAAGAAGATGCTACTTGAACGGCATCTACCAGGCGCTCTACACCGCCGGCACCCTGCTACCAACACCAATTAGCACATGTCGATACTTCCACAGGTCGCTTGATTGGGAGCATCTCTACAAAACTGGCTTCAGTCATCTGCCACCGGGCACTACCGAGCTCAGGCAGAAGTACAAGTACAGAGTCGAGTCACAGACTGCAATCAAGGGACTCCGCCCTATGAAGCCTGCTGATATTCCAGCGGTCAAGGATCTGCTTGTGCGATACTCTGAGCGCTTCCAGCTTAGGCAGGAGTTCACCGACGAGGAAATCGCTCACTGGATATGCTCAGATACTTCAAAGAGTGTGGTGTGGAGCTACGTCGTGGAGGAGAATGGCAAGATTACTGACTTCATCTCGTACTACTTGCTTGAGGTAAGCTTGCATTACGCCACAAATCTTGATACCGATGCTGACACGATACAGTCCACAGTGCTCCGTGCATCGAGAAGGGAGACGATCCGCGCCGCTTACCTCTACTACTACGCCACCGATACAGCTTTTGCTAAGGGCAAGAAGCAAGAAGTTCAAGAAGGCTTGCAGTCGCGACTACAAGCCCTTGTCCACGATGCGCTCATCCTGGCCAAGAAGGATGACTTCCACGTCTTCAATGCACTCACACTACTCGACAACCCGCTCTTCTTGAAGGAGGAAAAGTTCGAACCAGGTGACGGCAAGCTGCACTACTACCTCTTCAACTGGCGGACAGCGTTGCTACCTGGTGGCATCGATGCGAAGAATAACATCGATACCACGAAGATGGGTGGTGTTGGTGTGGTCATGCTATAACGTCGGCCTCCTAAATGCAGGAAATCTTGTGAACGAAAGCGGTATCCATCACGAAGGGAACGCCTAGCGCTCAGAACAGGTAGACCGTTAGGAATACTCAACGACACCAAGCCAAACGTGATTCACGCACCTCACCCCCTCGCCCTCAAATCTTCCTTAATCATGTCCGCCCCCATCTCCGCAGTAGCATACACACTCGTCACAATATTTCCCCTCGGCTCAACCGGAAAAAACACTCGCATCCACCACCCTCAAATTCCTCGTCCCATGCACCACAAGCCTCTCATTCACCACCCCTCCTAGCTCCTCCGGCATCATCGCACACGTCCCTGAGGGGTGGTAATTACTCTCCGCGCACGCCCTCGCCATCTCGATCGCTGCCTCGAGACTCAGCGCATCGTGGCCCTCCGGGAGACGCCGGCCCCCGGGCTTGAGAAAGGAGGCGAGAGGTTGTGTTTGCGCGATTTTCTCGCATTGCATTATGTGCCGGGCGAAGATTTCGATGTCGAGGGGGTGGGAGAGGTAGTTTGTTTTGAGGGTTAATCTGGTGCGGAAGGAGGGGGAGGTGATGTGGATGCTGTGGACGTGGGTCGGGTCAGTGGTGCTTAGAAGGAAGAGGGCGTGCCTGGGCGACGTACCTCCCGGGTGAGAAAGGATGGGAGAGCTGTGTGTAGATTGTGAAGTAATTTTCGGGCTCTGTGATGGCGAGTTTCTCGAGGATGCGGTCCCGTTGGGGGTGGTGTTGGCAGGTGACGCAGAGCATGGCTGCGCTGGGTTCGTCGGGGGATTCGATGATCTTTCGTATGAAGGCGTGGTGTAATGCTTCGGCTTTGAAGTTTGGGGAGTTGGTTGGTGGGAGGTGTTTGTCGAGAAGTGCTTTGAGGTCTTCGCGTGGCTGGGGAGTTATGAAGTCGACCAGGGGCGTGTAGCCATACTGGGCTTGATGTCAGTGGATGCTGCGGAGTTTGTGGAGTTTTGATGCCTTACGTTGTATCCTCCACCCCAAGAGAGCGGTCCACTGTGCGATTCGTCGTACTGCTTCATCGCTTGTTTGATCGCTTCAGGATCTCGAATCATCATGTCCGTTGTAGCAACGCCGTCGGCGACCTCGAAGCACGGGCCAGCCATCAGGTGATCCTGCAGGTTCTCTACGATGTAGATTAGCATCGAGGGCTGTAAGACGCCGGGCGCAACCTACCTCCCACATTAGGGTTATCAATCACATTCTCAATACCGTGAGCTTCGCAGAGCTCTTTCGATCCAATACCAGAGAGTTACAAGATCTGAAGAGAGCCATAGGTGCCTGCGCAGAGAATGACCTCTTTGGATGTGTGAGCCAAGTTTCGCTGTCCATGTCTATGGAATATCACGCCTGTAGCGGTGGCTGACGAAGCAGTACCCTTCTCCAGCACGATCCGCTCAACATGTGCATCGACAATGACGCGAATATTGGGTCTGTCCTTGATGGGCTCGTAGTACTCCAACCCAGCAAAACTGCGCCGTCCAGTCTCTATATTGACACTAGATGGCGCAGTAAAGCCACCATTACCAATGCCATTAACCGGATTCCCATGACGCTGCAACGTCTTCCACGAGTCGATCCACGCCTTATGAAGTGGATTCAGGACCTGAGGAAACGATTGTTTGTTGGGTCCTGACGTACCAGTGAATTCCGAATCAAGATAATCAATCCCAAGAGCTTCCTGAATCTCCTCCGAAGGCGGCACATGCATCTGAAACTTGCGGTAGTAGGGAGCCATAGACTCATGGTCCCAGCCTTCATTCCCCATTTCCGCCCAAGCATCGAGCCCGCTTTTCGAAGGGTAGATCAAGGCCATTAAATTGATCGCAGACGAACCGACGATACACTTGCCACGCGGGTGATCCATTCGACGGCCGTTGAGACCTTCGTTGGGCTCTGACATGTACTACCAATCGCGCTCTGGGTCGCCGTGTAGTCCTACGAAGAGTCCCGGCGTGTACACTAGAGGATCGTCGTTGGCGTTCGCGCCGCCTCTAGCTTGAGGACGGACAGGGTTCGATCCTCGGTCAGTCGAGCAGCGAGGACACAGCCTGCTGTTCCTCTTCCTACGATTATCACATCGTATGTCTTGAGCTCTGCGGTCGTTGCCATCATGAAGCC contains the following coding sequences:
- a CDS encoding Glycylpeptide N-tetradecanoyltransferase, which gives rise to MADKTAKQGTADAQLATDIADRSLDDPAKTSKAADDLAAGTNNDEDVDDNEEDEAGEADAAGSPNAKKKRKPRKKKKKADAADEADVISPQAQTQGLPSNKPVSANDIPALLQQLQLSAPNKKEGKAPEDYKFWNTQPVPKFREPNLLQTTSGGEGEAKPEGPILPSEICRKSAKAEPEKLVDGFEWCEIDLEDKEELQEFYDLLFNHYVEDTDGSFRFNYSVEFLAWALKPPGWKKEWHIGVRTKSTADGKKGKLVASITGIPVTLLVRGQKVNASEINFLAIHRKLRNKRLAPVLIKEVTRRCYLNGIYQALYTAGTLLPTPISTCRYFHRSLDWEHLYKTGFSHLPPGTTELRQKYKYRVESQTAIKGLRPMKPADIPAVKDLLVRYSERFQLRQEFTDEEIAHWICSDTSKSVVWSYVVEENGKITDFISYYLLESTVLRASRRETIRAAYLYYYATDTAFAKGKKQEVQEGLQSRLQALVHDALILAKKDDFHVFNALTLLDNPLFLKEEKFEPGDGKLHYYLFNWRTALLPGGIDAKNNIDTTKMGGVGVVML
- a CDS encoding Dehydrogenase citC, with the protein product MSEPNEGLNGRRMDHPRGKCIVGSSAINLMALIYPSKSGLDAWAEMGNEGWDHESMAPYYRKFQMHVPPSEEIQEALGIDYLDSEFTGTSGPNKQSFPQVLNPLHKAWIDSWKTLQRHGNPVNGIGNGGFTAPSSVNIETGRRSFAGLEYYEPIKDRPNIRVIVDAHVERIVLEKGTASSATATGVIFHRHGQRNLAHTSKEVAPGVLQPSMLIYIVENLQDHLMAGPCFEVADGVATTDMMIRDPEAIKQAMKQYDESHSGPLSWGGGYNYGYTPLVDFITPQPREDLKALLDKHLPPTNSPNFKAEALHHAFIRKIIESPDEPSAAMLCVTCQHHPQRDRILEKLAITEPENYFTIYTQLSHPFSPGSIHITSPSFRTRLTLKTNYLSHPLDIEIFARHIMQCEKIAQTQPLASFLKPGGRRLPEGHDALSLEAAIEMARACAESNYHPSGTCAMMPEELGGVVNERLVVHGTRNLRVVDASVFSG